In the Hordeum vulgare subsp. vulgare chromosome 7H, MorexV3_pseudomolecules_assembly, whole genome shotgun sequence genome, one interval contains:
- the LOC123413443 gene encoding disease resistance protein RGA5-like isoform X2 has translation MRPPDMYDPGGSSSSSRPHGKQDLQPEVVLYTASASASRRRERTSADLYALRALLRGYGLTMEERDVSMSKAHRSELKSLLAARGCAFSLPQLLVGGRPVGGPDDVRKLHQTGGLRPLLDAAPRPCRAFVCQACKRVGSAPCWKCRQSRNKMLADGVMEEEQERVVLFYPTQDVSMEGKHGEVEAPFSVSLGAMGSLLNKLDIMLGPQGCKLAKGLHDRFHLLKDNVEEISAYLEDLLEVEDPPMAVRCWMKEAQELSYDILDYIDNHVSLELLECRSVRKMGLTKIAKKLKWQKQIERLKWYQQMIEKVSEFRIYALEAIRRYERYQVLYYSTSVACRFSAIGPIMPMPPPPCEKTCSGLVIDGRMSKFINSQLVNDENEQLKVVSIHGSGCLGKTMLAKVLYNKIGRKFDCRAFIQVSKKPDIKKLLNDMLSQIHRKQPQASQKASDELCITADNIRNYLHGKRYLIIVDDLWDTSAWDVINQVFPKASQGSRIVTTTQIEDVALACCCDHPEQVFEMKPLDDGHSRKLFFDRIFGSESDCPEEFKLSSSQIVEICGGLPLATISIASLLANQPSVSTDLLTHIHDSLLSCFSSNSTSERTRHVLNFSYNSLPHHLKTCLLYFSMYPVGSIIFKRDLVRQWVAERFFCAREGQDIEEVAGMYFDELADRRFIQPVSINFNNEVVSCTVYAVVHDLIVHKSAEKNFLVVVDYNRKNLTLSHKVHRLSLQLGDAKYAKIPSNIRKSQVRSLGFFGLVECMPCIGEFKLVRVLNLQLSGLSHGNKDLSIDLSRVSELFHLRYLKIVCDVCIKLPKRMRGLQCLETLDVMDTPRGTYVPWDIIYLTRLLHLSLPPDTNLLDWSVGDDMSLCRPNHLQDLCICTSPSSDLDQLHRSMCALEYLMYEHDSLKTVKVVAHGSSVSYGDASKARVEWIMNPIQHIQRFEVSSHSPFVFSGLHLWNIQLDNLCIVKIAVDGLSVDDAGILSRLPALTALSLYVEKSPNVKIIFGTAAGFTALKYLKLRFMSGIAWLRFEADAMPNLWKLRLVFDAIPQMDQRLELYSVCEQWRQYRHGNALISIEHMTGLREVSTKFGGAAADLQYVSRTGIVSNHLSNPVIEVKLVDSGSHGDKRIPSESSSRLNPPGVEEGGKEQTVVSWSNTIDVIGRELFFRCLHLVPRRDYGVIASLNREFNSVVRNGDIYRLRRKNGVAEHWLYLSCGNDPPEWDAYDPSTGRWIHVPKMPPAQSYNFWEPIAVGTELLVFGSPLNGSVALRYSILTNSWTGLADADAINTPRYRFGSASVGEKAYVAGGLDLHSGTTNALSSAEMYDSETHTWTPLPSMHRARYGCSGAFMDGKFYVIGGLSSSSRERLTCGEEYDLNLRSWRVINNMSLGLNQTVYGTPLLLAVVNNELYAADYTENNDLKRYDKLDNKWITLGKLPVQSRHRYCWDMGFRACGDRLIVIGRPNDSTDEEVVELHSWTPDGQPPVWNFVATRPTAWVNGILCAVMGC, from the exons ATGAGGCCGCCGGACATGTATGACCCCGGCGGCAGCTCTTCGTCGTCCCGGCCGCACGGCAAGCAGGATCTGCAGCCGGAGGTGGTTCTCTACACGGCGTCTGCGTCGGCGTCTCGCCGCAGAGAGCGCACCTCGGCCGACCTCTACGCCTTGCGCGCCCTGCTGCGTGGGTACGGCCTGACCATGGAGGAGCGCGACGTGTCCATGAGCAAGGCGCACCGCAGCGAGCTCAAGTCGTTGCTcgcggctcgggggtgcgccttcTCCCTCCCGCAGCTCCTCGTCGGCGGACGGCCCGTGGGCGGCCCTGACGATGTCAGGAAGCTACACCAGACCGGCGGGCTGCGGCCCCTCCTCGACGCCGCCCCAAGGCCGTGCCGCGCCTTCGTCTGCCAAGCCTGTAAGAGGGTCGGCTCCGCGCCCTGCTGGAAATGCAGGCAGTCCCGCAACAAGATGCTGGCTGATGGTGTtatggaggaggagcaggagagggTCGTCCTTTTTTATCCAACCCAAG ATGTTTCAATGGAAGGCAAGCACGGAGAGGTGGAGGCCCCCTTCAGTGTTTCACTGGGCGCCATGGGATCCCTCCTTAACAAGCTCGACATTATGCTAGGTCCTCAAGGATGCAAGCTAGCCAAGGGGCTCCATGACAGATTTCACCTCCTAAAAGATAATGTTGAAGAAATAAGTGCATACCTTGAAGATCTGTTAGAGGTGGAGGACCCTCCCATGGCGGTGAGGTGCTGGATGAAAGAGGCACAAGAGTTATCCTATGACATCCTTGATTATATTGACAACCATGTGTCCCTTGAGCTTCTGGAATGCAGATCCGTTCGCAAGATGGGTCTTACTAAGATTGCCAAGAAGCTCAAGTGGCAGAAGCAAATTGA GAGGCTCAAGTGGTACCAGCAGATGATTGAAAAGGTATCAGAATTCAGGATCTATGCCCTCGAGGCTATCCGACGGTACGAAAGGTACCAAGTCCTCTATTATAGTACctcggtggcatgtagattttctgCCATTGGGCCTATAATGCCAATGCCTCCACCACCTTGTGAGAAAACTTGTTCTGGCCTAGTAATTGATGGTCGGATGAGCAAGTTTATCAACTCTCAGCTGGTTAATGATGAGAATGAGCAGCTCAAGGTGGTGTCCATTCATGGATCTGGATGTCTTGGTAAAACAATGCTTGCCAAAGTGTTGTACAACAAAATTGGGAGAAAATTTGATTGCCGAGCTTTCATCCAGGTGTCCAAAAAGCCTGATATAAAGAAGCTTTTGAATGACATGCTATCACAAATCCATAGGAAGCAGCCCCAAGCAAGCCAAAAGGCTTCTGATGAACTTTGCATTACTGCTGACAATATCAGGAATTATCTACATGGGAAGAG GTATCTAattattgttgatgatttatGGGATACATCGGCATGGGACGTTATTAATCAGGTTTTCCCCAAGGCTAGTCAAGGCAGCAGAATAGTAACAACTACACAGATTGAAGATGTTGCACTAGCATGTTGCTGCGATCACCCAGAACAAGTTTTTGAGATGAAACCTTTGGATGATGGTCACTCAAGGAAACTATTCTTTGACAGGATTTTTGGCTCTGAAAGTGACTGCCCTGAAGAATTCAAACTAAGTTCAAGCCAAATTGTAGAAATATGTGGTGGATTGCCGCTAGCGACCATCAGCATAGCAAGTCTTTTAGCAAACCAGCCTTCCGTATCAACGGATTTATTGACACACATACATGATTCATTACTGTCTTGTTTCTCATCAAATTCAACTTCAGAAAGAACGAGACATGTACTGAACTTCAGCTACAACAGCCTTCCTCATCATCTCAAGACATGCTTGCTCTATTTTAGTATGTATCCAGTGGGTTCCATAATCTTCAAACGTGATCTGGTCAGGCAATGGGTGGCCGAACGGTTTTTTTGTGCAAGAGAAGGGCAAGACATAGAGGAAGTTGCAGGGATGTATTTCGATGAACTTGCTGATAGAAGATTCATCCAACCTGTGTCTATCAACTTCAACAATGAGGTGGTGTCATGCACAGTTTATGCCGTGGTGCATGATCTTATTGTACACAAGTCTGCTGAAAAGAATTTCCTTGTGGTAGTAGATTACAATCGAAAGAATTTGACGCTTTCTCATAAGGTCCATCGGCTATCTCTCCAACTCGGTGATGCAAAATATGCCAAGATACCATCAAACATCAGAAAGTCACAAGTACGGTCACTTGGATTTTTTGGATTGGTAGAGTGCATGCCTTGTATTGGAGAGTTCAAGCTTGTTCGTGTTCTCAACCTTCAGCTATCCGGTCTTTCTCATGGTAACAAAGACCTGTCCATAGACCTCTCTAGAGTATCAGAACTGTTCCATCTGAGATATCTGAAGATTGTTTGTGATGTCTGCATAAAACTTCCGAAGCGGATGAGAGGGCTGCAGTGTTTGGAAACACTGGATGTTATGGATACACCAAGAGGCACTTACGTTCCATGGGACATTATATATCTCACACGTTTGTTGCACCTCAGTCTTCCTCCTGACACAAATCTGCTGGATTGGTCTGTCGGTGATGATATGAGCCTTTGCAGGCCGAACCACCTGCAGGATCTTTGCATTTGTACATCGCCTTCTTCAGATTTAGACCAACTGCACAGAAGCATGTGTGCTCTTGAGTATTTAATGTATGAACATGACAGCCTGAAAACTGTAAAAGTGGTGGCCCATGGATCCTCGGTTAGCTATGGTGACGCTTCAAAAGCAAGAGTTGAGTGGATCATGAATCCTATCCAGCATATCCAGAGATTTGAGGTCTCATCGCACAGCCCCTTCGTATTTTCTGGTCTGCATTTGTGGAATATCCAACTTGACAACCTATGCATTGTGAAGATTGCAGTGGATGGACTGTCAGTAGATGATGCTGGTATTCTTAGCCGGTTGCCTGCCCTCACTGCCCTGTCTTTGTATGTGGAGAAGTCACCTAATGTTAAGATAATCTTTGGCACGGCTGCTGGATTCACAGCTCTCAAGTACTTGAAGCTGAGGTTCATGAGTGGAATAGCTTGGCTAAGATTTGAGGCGGACGCAATGCCTAATCTCTGGAAGCTCAGGCTTGTTTTTGACGCCATCCCCCAAATGGACCAACGACTTGAACTTTATTCGGTGTGTGAACAATGGAGACAATATCGACATGGTAATGCATTAATCAGCATCGAGCATATGACAGGCCTTAGAGAGGTCTCCACTAAATTTGGGGGTGCGGCTGCTGATCTGCAGTATGTCTCCAGGACCGGTATAGTTAGCAATCATCTGAGCAATCCTGTAATCGAGGTGAAATTAGTGGATTCCGGTTCCCATGGCGATAAAAG GATACCATCAGAGTCCTCTTCGCGGCTGAATCCTCCAG GTGTAGAGGAGGGTGGAAAGGAGCAGACCGTGGTCTCGTGGAGCAATACCATTGATGTGATAGGTCGGGAACTCTTCTTCCGTTGCCTGCACCTTGTGCCCAGGCGGGACTACGGCGTCATCGCCTCCCTCAACCGTGAATTCAATTCGGTGGTTCGCAACGGGGACATCTACCGCCTGCGTCGCAAGAATGGAGTCGCAGAGCACTGGCTCTACCTCTCTTGCGGTAACGATCCTCCGGAGTGGGACGCTTATGACCCGTCCACTGGGCGCTGGATCCACGTGCCCAAGATGCCACCGGCTCAAAGCTACAACTTCTGGGAGCCGATCGCTGTAGGAACCGAGCTGCTGGTGTTTGGGAGCCCATTAAACGGAAGCGTTGCCTTGAGATATAGCATCCTTACCAATTCATGGACAGGGCTGGCTGATGCTGATGCGATCAACACCCCGCGGTACAGGTTTGGGTCAGCAAGTGTCGGTGAGAAGGCGTACGTCGCGGGAGGCCTTGATCTTCATTCTGGTACTACTAATGCATTGAGTTCGGCAGAGATGTATGACTCGGAGACACATACTTGGACACCCCTTCCCAGCATGCATAGGGCCAGGTACGGATGCTCTGGCGCCTTCATGGACGGCAAGTTCTATGTCATCGGTGGTCTTAGCAGCAGTAGCCGCGAGCGGTTGACATGCGGTGAGGAGTATGACTTGAACCTGCGGTCATGGAGAGTCATCAACAACATGTCTCTGGGGCTCAACCAGACAGTCTATGGAACTCCTCTGCTCCTTGCGGTTGTGAACAACGAGCTTTATGCTGCTGATTACACTGAGAATAATGATTTAAAGCGGTATGATAAGCTGGACAACAAGTGGATCACTCTTGGGAAATTGCCTGTACAGTCTAGGCACAGATATTGCTGGGACATGGGTTTCCGAGCGTGTGGTGACCGGCTGATTGTTATTGGGCGTCCAAACGATTCAACTGATGAGGAGGTGGTTGAGCTTCATTCATGGACCCCGGATGGGCAACCGCCTGTGTGGAATTTCGTTGCCACACGGCCAACCGCCTGGGTCAACGGGATTCTGTGCGCCGTGATGGGCTGCTGA
- the LOC123413443 gene encoding disease resistance protein RGA5-like isoform X1: MRPPDMYDPGGSSSSSRPHGKQDLQPEVVLYTASASASRRRERTSADLYALRALLRGYGLTMEERDVSMSKAHRSELKSLLAARGCAFSLPQLLVGGRPVGGPDDVRKLHQTGGLRPLLDAAPRPCRAFVCQACKRVGSAPCWKCRQSRNKMLADGVMEEEQERVVLFYPTQDVSMEGKHGEVEAPFSVSLGAMGSLLNKLDIMLGPQGCKLAKGLHDRFHLLKDNVEEISAYLEDLLEVEDPPMAVRCWMKEAQELSYDILDYIDNHVSLELLECRSVRKMGLTKIAKKLKWQKQIEYVIPHVLEHVIPKTICVDVIRAPRRLKWYQQMIEKVSEFRIYALEAIRRYERYQVLYYSTSVACRFSAIGPIMPMPPPPCEKTCSGLVIDGRMSKFINSQLVNDENEQLKVVSIHGSGCLGKTMLAKVLYNKIGRKFDCRAFIQVSKKPDIKKLLNDMLSQIHRKQPQASQKASDELCITADNIRNYLHGKRYLIIVDDLWDTSAWDVINQVFPKASQGSRIVTTTQIEDVALACCCDHPEQVFEMKPLDDGHSRKLFFDRIFGSESDCPEEFKLSSSQIVEICGGLPLATISIASLLANQPSVSTDLLTHIHDSLLSCFSSNSTSERTRHVLNFSYNSLPHHLKTCLLYFSMYPVGSIIFKRDLVRQWVAERFFCAREGQDIEEVAGMYFDELADRRFIQPVSINFNNEVVSCTVYAVVHDLIVHKSAEKNFLVVVDYNRKNLTLSHKVHRLSLQLGDAKYAKIPSNIRKSQVRSLGFFGLVECMPCIGEFKLVRVLNLQLSGLSHGNKDLSIDLSRVSELFHLRYLKIVCDVCIKLPKRMRGLQCLETLDVMDTPRGTYVPWDIIYLTRLLHLSLPPDTNLLDWSVGDDMSLCRPNHLQDLCICTSPSSDLDQLHRSMCALEYLMYEHDSLKTVKVVAHGSSVSYGDASKARVEWIMNPIQHIQRFEVSSHSPFVFSGLHLWNIQLDNLCIVKIAVDGLSVDDAGILSRLPALTALSLYVEKSPNVKIIFGTAAGFTALKYLKLRFMSGIAWLRFEADAMPNLWKLRLVFDAIPQMDQRLELYSVCEQWRQYRHGNALISIEHMTGLREVSTKFGGAAADLQYVSRTGIVSNHLSNPVIEVKLVDSGSHGDKRIPSESSSRLNPPGVEEGGKEQTVVSWSNTIDVIGRELFFRCLHLVPRRDYGVIASLNREFNSVVRNGDIYRLRRKNGVAEHWLYLSCGNDPPEWDAYDPSTGRWIHVPKMPPAQSYNFWEPIAVGTELLVFGSPLNGSVALRYSILTNSWTGLADADAINTPRYRFGSASVGEKAYVAGGLDLHSGTTNALSSAEMYDSETHTWTPLPSMHRARYGCSGAFMDGKFYVIGGLSSSSRERLTCGEEYDLNLRSWRVINNMSLGLNQTVYGTPLLLAVVNNELYAADYTENNDLKRYDKLDNKWITLGKLPVQSRHRYCWDMGFRACGDRLIVIGRPNDSTDEEVVELHSWTPDGQPPVWNFVATRPTAWVNGILCAVMGC; the protein is encoded by the exons ATGAGGCCGCCGGACATGTATGACCCCGGCGGCAGCTCTTCGTCGTCCCGGCCGCACGGCAAGCAGGATCTGCAGCCGGAGGTGGTTCTCTACACGGCGTCTGCGTCGGCGTCTCGCCGCAGAGAGCGCACCTCGGCCGACCTCTACGCCTTGCGCGCCCTGCTGCGTGGGTACGGCCTGACCATGGAGGAGCGCGACGTGTCCATGAGCAAGGCGCACCGCAGCGAGCTCAAGTCGTTGCTcgcggctcgggggtgcgccttcTCCCTCCCGCAGCTCCTCGTCGGCGGACGGCCCGTGGGCGGCCCTGACGATGTCAGGAAGCTACACCAGACCGGCGGGCTGCGGCCCCTCCTCGACGCCGCCCCAAGGCCGTGCCGCGCCTTCGTCTGCCAAGCCTGTAAGAGGGTCGGCTCCGCGCCCTGCTGGAAATGCAGGCAGTCCCGCAACAAGATGCTGGCTGATGGTGTtatggaggaggagcaggagagggTCGTCCTTTTTTATCCAACCCAAG ATGTTTCAATGGAAGGCAAGCACGGAGAGGTGGAGGCCCCCTTCAGTGTTTCACTGGGCGCCATGGGATCCCTCCTTAACAAGCTCGACATTATGCTAGGTCCTCAAGGATGCAAGCTAGCCAAGGGGCTCCATGACAGATTTCACCTCCTAAAAGATAATGTTGAAGAAATAAGTGCATACCTTGAAGATCTGTTAGAGGTGGAGGACCCTCCCATGGCGGTGAGGTGCTGGATGAAAGAGGCACAAGAGTTATCCTATGACATCCTTGATTATATTGACAACCATGTGTCCCTTGAGCTTCTGGAATGCAGATCCGTTCGCAAGATGGGTCTTACTAAGATTGCCAAGAAGCTCAAGTGGCAGAAGCAAATTGAGTATGTCATTCCTCATGTGCTAGAACACGTTATCCCCAAAACCATTTGTGTTGATGTCATTCGTGCTCCCAGGAGGCTCAAGTGGTACCAGCAGATGATTGAAAAGGTATCAGAATTCAGGATCTATGCCCTCGAGGCTATCCGACGGTACGAAAGGTACCAAGTCCTCTATTATAGTACctcggtggcatgtagattttctgCCATTGGGCCTATAATGCCAATGCCTCCACCACCTTGTGAGAAAACTTGTTCTGGCCTAGTAATTGATGGTCGGATGAGCAAGTTTATCAACTCTCAGCTGGTTAATGATGAGAATGAGCAGCTCAAGGTGGTGTCCATTCATGGATCTGGATGTCTTGGTAAAACAATGCTTGCCAAAGTGTTGTACAACAAAATTGGGAGAAAATTTGATTGCCGAGCTTTCATCCAGGTGTCCAAAAAGCCTGATATAAAGAAGCTTTTGAATGACATGCTATCACAAATCCATAGGAAGCAGCCCCAAGCAAGCCAAAAGGCTTCTGATGAACTTTGCATTACTGCTGACAATATCAGGAATTATCTACATGGGAAGAG GTATCTAattattgttgatgatttatGGGATACATCGGCATGGGACGTTATTAATCAGGTTTTCCCCAAGGCTAGTCAAGGCAGCAGAATAGTAACAACTACACAGATTGAAGATGTTGCACTAGCATGTTGCTGCGATCACCCAGAACAAGTTTTTGAGATGAAACCTTTGGATGATGGTCACTCAAGGAAACTATTCTTTGACAGGATTTTTGGCTCTGAAAGTGACTGCCCTGAAGAATTCAAACTAAGTTCAAGCCAAATTGTAGAAATATGTGGTGGATTGCCGCTAGCGACCATCAGCATAGCAAGTCTTTTAGCAAACCAGCCTTCCGTATCAACGGATTTATTGACACACATACATGATTCATTACTGTCTTGTTTCTCATCAAATTCAACTTCAGAAAGAACGAGACATGTACTGAACTTCAGCTACAACAGCCTTCCTCATCATCTCAAGACATGCTTGCTCTATTTTAGTATGTATCCAGTGGGTTCCATAATCTTCAAACGTGATCTGGTCAGGCAATGGGTGGCCGAACGGTTTTTTTGTGCAAGAGAAGGGCAAGACATAGAGGAAGTTGCAGGGATGTATTTCGATGAACTTGCTGATAGAAGATTCATCCAACCTGTGTCTATCAACTTCAACAATGAGGTGGTGTCATGCACAGTTTATGCCGTGGTGCATGATCTTATTGTACACAAGTCTGCTGAAAAGAATTTCCTTGTGGTAGTAGATTACAATCGAAAGAATTTGACGCTTTCTCATAAGGTCCATCGGCTATCTCTCCAACTCGGTGATGCAAAATATGCCAAGATACCATCAAACATCAGAAAGTCACAAGTACGGTCACTTGGATTTTTTGGATTGGTAGAGTGCATGCCTTGTATTGGAGAGTTCAAGCTTGTTCGTGTTCTCAACCTTCAGCTATCCGGTCTTTCTCATGGTAACAAAGACCTGTCCATAGACCTCTCTAGAGTATCAGAACTGTTCCATCTGAGATATCTGAAGATTGTTTGTGATGTCTGCATAAAACTTCCGAAGCGGATGAGAGGGCTGCAGTGTTTGGAAACACTGGATGTTATGGATACACCAAGAGGCACTTACGTTCCATGGGACATTATATATCTCACACGTTTGTTGCACCTCAGTCTTCCTCCTGACACAAATCTGCTGGATTGGTCTGTCGGTGATGATATGAGCCTTTGCAGGCCGAACCACCTGCAGGATCTTTGCATTTGTACATCGCCTTCTTCAGATTTAGACCAACTGCACAGAAGCATGTGTGCTCTTGAGTATTTAATGTATGAACATGACAGCCTGAAAACTGTAAAAGTGGTGGCCCATGGATCCTCGGTTAGCTATGGTGACGCTTCAAAAGCAAGAGTTGAGTGGATCATGAATCCTATCCAGCATATCCAGAGATTTGAGGTCTCATCGCACAGCCCCTTCGTATTTTCTGGTCTGCATTTGTGGAATATCCAACTTGACAACCTATGCATTGTGAAGATTGCAGTGGATGGACTGTCAGTAGATGATGCTGGTATTCTTAGCCGGTTGCCTGCCCTCACTGCCCTGTCTTTGTATGTGGAGAAGTCACCTAATGTTAAGATAATCTTTGGCACGGCTGCTGGATTCACAGCTCTCAAGTACTTGAAGCTGAGGTTCATGAGTGGAATAGCTTGGCTAAGATTTGAGGCGGACGCAATGCCTAATCTCTGGAAGCTCAGGCTTGTTTTTGACGCCATCCCCCAAATGGACCAACGACTTGAACTTTATTCGGTGTGTGAACAATGGAGACAATATCGACATGGTAATGCATTAATCAGCATCGAGCATATGACAGGCCTTAGAGAGGTCTCCACTAAATTTGGGGGTGCGGCTGCTGATCTGCAGTATGTCTCCAGGACCGGTATAGTTAGCAATCATCTGAGCAATCCTGTAATCGAGGTGAAATTAGTGGATTCCGGTTCCCATGGCGATAAAAG GATACCATCAGAGTCCTCTTCGCGGCTGAATCCTCCAG GTGTAGAGGAGGGTGGAAAGGAGCAGACCGTGGTCTCGTGGAGCAATACCATTGATGTGATAGGTCGGGAACTCTTCTTCCGTTGCCTGCACCTTGTGCCCAGGCGGGACTACGGCGTCATCGCCTCCCTCAACCGTGAATTCAATTCGGTGGTTCGCAACGGGGACATCTACCGCCTGCGTCGCAAGAATGGAGTCGCAGAGCACTGGCTCTACCTCTCTTGCGGTAACGATCCTCCGGAGTGGGACGCTTATGACCCGTCCACTGGGCGCTGGATCCACGTGCCCAAGATGCCACCGGCTCAAAGCTACAACTTCTGGGAGCCGATCGCTGTAGGAACCGAGCTGCTGGTGTTTGGGAGCCCATTAAACGGAAGCGTTGCCTTGAGATATAGCATCCTTACCAATTCATGGACAGGGCTGGCTGATGCTGATGCGATCAACACCCCGCGGTACAGGTTTGGGTCAGCAAGTGTCGGTGAGAAGGCGTACGTCGCGGGAGGCCTTGATCTTCATTCTGGTACTACTAATGCATTGAGTTCGGCAGAGATGTATGACTCGGAGACACATACTTGGACACCCCTTCCCAGCATGCATAGGGCCAGGTACGGATGCTCTGGCGCCTTCATGGACGGCAAGTTCTATGTCATCGGTGGTCTTAGCAGCAGTAGCCGCGAGCGGTTGACATGCGGTGAGGAGTATGACTTGAACCTGCGGTCATGGAGAGTCATCAACAACATGTCTCTGGGGCTCAACCAGACAGTCTATGGAACTCCTCTGCTCCTTGCGGTTGTGAACAACGAGCTTTATGCTGCTGATTACACTGAGAATAATGATTTAAAGCGGTATGATAAGCTGGACAACAAGTGGATCACTCTTGGGAAATTGCCTGTACAGTCTAGGCACAGATATTGCTGGGACATGGGTTTCCGAGCGTGTGGTGACCGGCTGATTGTTATTGGGCGTCCAAACGATTCAACTGATGAGGAGGTGGTTGAGCTTCATTCATGGACCCCGGATGGGCAACCGCCTGTGTGGAATTTCGTTGCCACACGGCCAACCGCCTGGGTCAACGGGATTCTGTGCGCCGTGATGGGCTGCTGA